One segment of Panicum virgatum strain AP13 chromosome 1K, P.virgatum_v5, whole genome shotgun sequence DNA contains the following:
- the LOC120709473 gene encoding uncharacterized protein LOC120709473 isoform X3 has product MKLSHQIQDRANHVIQSPGEYCAATAAAALVCIVKETELLFELLLSDDDVETTEMTALSKQVRQTALELILCRGPESAAVAGAMVGLAKEAKIMRYLLSRVDRRVYMDYSVCALIRKHTAEALTKFVTEFACKSPSNGDVKASTKSEKPGFSIVGDLKCEESDSTDHSNKGVNKCCEIGSMAKVELKDDELEGEASTMSLKGKPLQTSETWKL; this is encoded by the exons ATGAAGCTGAGCCATCAGATCCAGGATCGTGCAAACCATGTGATTCAATCACCTGGTGAATATTGTGCTGCAACAGCAGCCGCTGCCTTGGTG TGTATTGTGAAGGAGACTGAGCTACTGTTTGAGCTGCTGTTATCTGATGATGATGTTGAAACCACTGAAATGACCGCTTTGAGCAAACAGGTTAGGCAGACTGCCTTAGAACTTATCCTCTGCAGAGGCCCTGaatctgctgctgttgctggcgCGATGGTG GGTTTGGCGAAGGAGGCTAAGATTATGCGGTATCTGCTGAGTCGAGTGGATCGTCGTGTGTACATGGACTATTCTGTGTGTGCTTTGATCCGTAAACACACTGCAGAAGCTTTGACCAAGTTTGTAACGGAATTTGCTTGTAAAAGTCCTAGTAATGGTGATGTGAAAGCATCTACCAAATCAGAGAAGCCTGG GTTCAGCATTGTTGGGGATCTGAAGTGTGAAGAATCTGATTCAACTGATCACTCGAATAAGGGTGTGAACAAATGCTGTGAAATTGGCAGTATGGCCAAGGTAGAG ttGAAGGATGATGAGCTTGAAGGGGAGGCCTCTACGATGAGCTTGAAGGGGAAGCCTCTACAGACATCTGAGACATGGAAG CTGTGA
- the LOC120709473 gene encoding uncharacterized protein LOC120709473 isoform X7 — MKLSHQIQDRANHVIQSPGEYCAATAAAALVCIVKETELLFELLLSDDDVETTEMTALSKQVRQTALELILCRGPESAAVAGAMVGLAKEAKIMRYLLSRVDRRVYMDYSVCALIRKHTAEALTKFVTEFACKSPSNGDVKASTKSEKPGFSIVGDLKCEESDSTDHSNKGVNKCCEIGSMAKLKDDELEGEASTMSLKGKPLQTSETWKL; from the exons ATGAAGCTGAGCCATCAGATCCAGGATCGTGCAAACCATGTGATTCAATCACCTGGTGAATATTGTGCTGCAACAGCAGCCGCTGCCTTGGTG TGTATTGTGAAGGAGACTGAGCTACTGTTTGAGCTGCTGTTATCTGATGATGATGTTGAAACCACTGAAATGACCGCTTTGAGCAAACAGGTTAGGCAGACTGCCTTAGAACTTATCCTCTGCAGAGGCCCTGaatctgctgctgttgctggcgCGATGGTG GGTTTGGCGAAGGAGGCTAAGATTATGCGGTATCTGCTGAGTCGAGTGGATCGTCGTGTGTACATGGACTATTCTGTGTGTGCTTTGATCCGTAAACACACTGCAGAAGCTTTGACCAAGTTTGTAACGGAATTTGCTTGTAAAAGTCCTAGTAATGGTGATGTGAAAGCATCTACCAAATCAGAGAAGCCTGG GTTCAGCATTGTTGGGGATCTGAAGTGTGAAGAATCTGATTCAACTGATCACTCGAATAAGGGTGTGAACAAATGCTGTGAAATTGGCAGTATGGCCAAG ttGAAGGATGATGAGCTTGAAGGGGAGGCCTCTACGATGAGCTTGAAGGGGAAGCCTCTACAGACATCTGAGACATGGAAG CTGTGA
- the LOC120709473 gene encoding uncharacterized protein LOC120709473 isoform X5 — translation MKLSHQIQDRANHVIQSPGEYCAATAAAALVCIVKETELLFELLLSDDDVETTEMTALSKQVRQTALELILCRGPESAAVAGAMVGLAKEAKIMRYLLSRVDRRVYMDYSVCALIRKHTAEALTKFVTEFACKSPSNGDVKASTKSEKPGFSIVGDLKCEESDSTDHSNKGVNKCCEIGSMAKVELKDDELEGEASTMSLKGKPLQTSETWK, via the exons ATGAAGCTGAGCCATCAGATCCAGGATCGTGCAAACCATGTGATTCAATCACCTGGTGAATATTGTGCTGCAACAGCAGCCGCTGCCTTGGTG TGTATTGTGAAGGAGACTGAGCTACTGTTTGAGCTGCTGTTATCTGATGATGATGTTGAAACCACTGAAATGACCGCTTTGAGCAAACAGGTTAGGCAGACTGCCTTAGAACTTATCCTCTGCAGAGGCCCTGaatctgctgctgttgctggcgCGATGGTG GGTTTGGCGAAGGAGGCTAAGATTATGCGGTATCTGCTGAGTCGAGTGGATCGTCGTGTGTACATGGACTATTCTGTGTGTGCTTTGATCCGTAAACACACTGCAGAAGCTTTGACCAAGTTTGTAACGGAATTTGCTTGTAAAAGTCCTAGTAATGGTGATGTGAAAGCATCTACCAAATCAGAGAAGCCTGG GTTCAGCATTGTTGGGGATCTGAAGTGTGAAGAATCTGATTCAACTGATCACTCGAATAAGGGTGTGAACAAATGCTGTGAAATTGGCAGTATGGCCAAGGTAGAG ttGAAGGATGATGAGCTTGAAGGGGAGGCCTCTACGATGAGCTTGAAGGGGAAGCCTCTACAGACATCTGAGACATGGAAG TAA
- the LOC120709473 gene encoding uncharacterized protein LOC120709473 isoform X8, with the protein MKLSHQIQDRANHVIQSPGEYCAATAAAALVCIVKETELLFELLLSDDDVETTEMTALSKQVRQTALELILCRGPESAAVAGAMVGLAKEAKIMRYLLSRVDRRVYMDYSVCALIRKHTAEALTKFVTEFACKSPSNGDVKASTKSEKPGFSIVGDLKCEESDSTDHSNKGVNKCCEIGSMAKLKDDELEGEASTMSLKGKPLQTSETWK; encoded by the exons ATGAAGCTGAGCCATCAGATCCAGGATCGTGCAAACCATGTGATTCAATCACCTGGTGAATATTGTGCTGCAACAGCAGCCGCTGCCTTGGTG TGTATTGTGAAGGAGACTGAGCTACTGTTTGAGCTGCTGTTATCTGATGATGATGTTGAAACCACTGAAATGACCGCTTTGAGCAAACAGGTTAGGCAGACTGCCTTAGAACTTATCCTCTGCAGAGGCCCTGaatctgctgctgttgctggcgCGATGGTG GGTTTGGCGAAGGAGGCTAAGATTATGCGGTATCTGCTGAGTCGAGTGGATCGTCGTGTGTACATGGACTATTCTGTGTGTGCTTTGATCCGTAAACACACTGCAGAAGCTTTGACCAAGTTTGTAACGGAATTTGCTTGTAAAAGTCCTAGTAATGGTGATGTGAAAGCATCTACCAAATCAGAGAAGCCTGG GTTCAGCATTGTTGGGGATCTGAAGTGTGAAGAATCTGATTCAACTGATCACTCGAATAAGGGTGTGAACAAATGCTGTGAAATTGGCAGTATGGCCAAG ttGAAGGATGATGAGCTTGAAGGGGAGGCCTCTACGATGAGCTTGAAGGGGAAGCCTCTACAGACATCTGAGACATGGAAG TAA
- the LOC120709473 gene encoding uncharacterized protein LOC120709473 isoform X4: protein MKLSHQIQDRANHVIQSPGEYCAATAAAALVCIVKETELLFELLLSDDDVETTEMTALSKQVRQTALELILCRGPESAAVAGAMVGLAKEAKIMRYLLSRVDRRVYMDYSVCALIRKHTAEALTKFVTEFACKSPSNGDVKASTKSEKPGIVGDLKCEESDSTDHSNKGVNKCCEIGSMAKVELKDDELEGEASTMSLKGKPLQTSETWKVSD, encoded by the exons ATGAAGCTGAGCCATCAGATCCAGGATCGTGCAAACCATGTGATTCAATCACCTGGTGAATATTGTGCTGCAACAGCAGCCGCTGCCTTGGTG TGTATTGTGAAGGAGACTGAGCTACTGTTTGAGCTGCTGTTATCTGATGATGATGTTGAAACCACTGAAATGACCGCTTTGAGCAAACAGGTTAGGCAGACTGCCTTAGAACTTATCCTCTGCAGAGGCCCTGaatctgctgctgttgctggcgCGATGGTG GGTTTGGCGAAGGAGGCTAAGATTATGCGGTATCTGCTGAGTCGAGTGGATCGTCGTGTGTACATGGACTATTCTGTGTGTGCTTTGATCCGTAAACACACTGCAGAAGCTTTGACCAAGTTTGTAACGGAATTTGCTTGTAAAAGTCCTAGTAATGGTGATGTGAAAGCATCTACCAAATCAGAGAAGCCTGG CATTGTTGGGGATCTGAAGTGTGAAGAATCTGATTCAACTGATCACTCGAATAAGGGTGTGAACAAATGCTGTGAAATTGGCAGTATGGCCAAGGTAGAG ttGAAGGATGATGAGCTTGAAGGGGAGGCCTCTACGATGAGCTTGAAGGGGAAGCCTCTACAGACATCTGAGACATGGAAGGTGAGTGATTAA
- the LOC120709473 gene encoding uncharacterized protein LOC120709473 isoform X1 encodes MKLSHQIQDRANHVIQSPGEYCAATAAAALVCIVKETELLFELLLSDDDVETTEMTALSKQVRQTALELILCRGPESAAVAGAMVGLAKEAKIMRYLLSRVDRRVYMDYSVCALIRKHTAEALTKFVTEFACKSPSNGDVKASTKSEKPGFSIVGDLKCEESDSTDHSNKGVNKCCEIGSMAKVELKDDELEGEASTMSLKGKPLQTSETWKVSD; translated from the exons ATGAAGCTGAGCCATCAGATCCAGGATCGTGCAAACCATGTGATTCAATCACCTGGTGAATATTGTGCTGCAACAGCAGCCGCTGCCTTGGTG TGTATTGTGAAGGAGACTGAGCTACTGTTTGAGCTGCTGTTATCTGATGATGATGTTGAAACCACTGAAATGACCGCTTTGAGCAAACAGGTTAGGCAGACTGCCTTAGAACTTATCCTCTGCAGAGGCCCTGaatctgctgctgttgctggcgCGATGGTG GGTTTGGCGAAGGAGGCTAAGATTATGCGGTATCTGCTGAGTCGAGTGGATCGTCGTGTGTACATGGACTATTCTGTGTGTGCTTTGATCCGTAAACACACTGCAGAAGCTTTGACCAAGTTTGTAACGGAATTTGCTTGTAAAAGTCCTAGTAATGGTGATGTGAAAGCATCTACCAAATCAGAGAAGCCTGG GTTCAGCATTGTTGGGGATCTGAAGTGTGAAGAATCTGATTCAACTGATCACTCGAATAAGGGTGTGAACAAATGCTGTGAAATTGGCAGTATGGCCAAGGTAGAG ttGAAGGATGATGAGCTTGAAGGGGAGGCCTCTACGATGAGCTTGAAGGGGAAGCCTCTACAGACATCTGAGACATGGAAGGTGAGTGATTAA
- the LOC120709473 gene encoding uncharacterized protein LOC120709473 isoform X2, translated as MKLSHQIQDRANHVIQSPGEYCAATAAAALVCIVKETELLFELLLSDDDVETTEMTALSKQVRQTALELILCRGPESAAVAGAMVGLAKEAKIMRYLLSRVDRRVYMDYSVCALIRKHTAEALTKFVTEFACKSPSNGDVKASTKSEKPGFSIVGDLKCEESDSTDHSNKGVNKCCEIGSMAKLKDDELEGEASTMSLKGKPLQTSETWKVSD; from the exons ATGAAGCTGAGCCATCAGATCCAGGATCGTGCAAACCATGTGATTCAATCACCTGGTGAATATTGTGCTGCAACAGCAGCCGCTGCCTTGGTG TGTATTGTGAAGGAGACTGAGCTACTGTTTGAGCTGCTGTTATCTGATGATGATGTTGAAACCACTGAAATGACCGCTTTGAGCAAACAGGTTAGGCAGACTGCCTTAGAACTTATCCTCTGCAGAGGCCCTGaatctgctgctgttgctggcgCGATGGTG GGTTTGGCGAAGGAGGCTAAGATTATGCGGTATCTGCTGAGTCGAGTGGATCGTCGTGTGTACATGGACTATTCTGTGTGTGCTTTGATCCGTAAACACACTGCAGAAGCTTTGACCAAGTTTGTAACGGAATTTGCTTGTAAAAGTCCTAGTAATGGTGATGTGAAAGCATCTACCAAATCAGAGAAGCCTGG GTTCAGCATTGTTGGGGATCTGAAGTGTGAAGAATCTGATTCAACTGATCACTCGAATAAGGGTGTGAACAAATGCTGTGAAATTGGCAGTATGGCCAAG ttGAAGGATGATGAGCTTGAAGGGGAGGCCTCTACGATGAGCTTGAAGGGGAAGCCTCTACAGACATCTGAGACATGGAAGGTGAGTGATTAA
- the LOC120709473 gene encoding uncharacterized protein LOC120709473 isoform X6 yields the protein MKLSHQIQDRANHVIQSPGEYCAATAAAALVCIVKETELLFELLLSDDDVETTEMTALSKQVRQTALELILCRGPESAAVAGAMVGLAKEAKIMRYLLSRVDRRVYMDYSVCALIRKHTAEALTKFVTEFACKSPSNGDVKASTKSEKPGIVGDLKCEESDSTDHSNKGVNKCCEIGSMAKLKDDELEGEASTMSLKGKPLQTSETWKVSD from the exons ATGAAGCTGAGCCATCAGATCCAGGATCGTGCAAACCATGTGATTCAATCACCTGGTGAATATTGTGCTGCAACAGCAGCCGCTGCCTTGGTG TGTATTGTGAAGGAGACTGAGCTACTGTTTGAGCTGCTGTTATCTGATGATGATGTTGAAACCACTGAAATGACCGCTTTGAGCAAACAGGTTAGGCAGACTGCCTTAGAACTTATCCTCTGCAGAGGCCCTGaatctgctgctgttgctggcgCGATGGTG GGTTTGGCGAAGGAGGCTAAGATTATGCGGTATCTGCTGAGTCGAGTGGATCGTCGTGTGTACATGGACTATTCTGTGTGTGCTTTGATCCGTAAACACACTGCAGAAGCTTTGACCAAGTTTGTAACGGAATTTGCTTGTAAAAGTCCTAGTAATGGTGATGTGAAAGCATCTACCAAATCAGAGAAGCCTGG CATTGTTGGGGATCTGAAGTGTGAAGAATCTGATTCAACTGATCACTCGAATAAGGGTGTGAACAAATGCTGTGAAATTGGCAGTATGGCCAAG ttGAAGGATGATGAGCTTGAAGGGGAGGCCTCTACGATGAGCTTGAAGGGGAAGCCTCTACAGACATCTGAGACATGGAAGGTGAGTGATTAA
- the LOC120709473 gene encoding uncharacterized protein LOC120709473 isoform X9, whose product MKLSHQIQDRANHVIQSPGEYCAATAAAALVCIVKETELLFELLLSDDDVETTEMTALSKQGLAKEAKIMRYLLSRVDRRVYMDYSVCALIRKHTAEALTKFVTEFACKSPSNGDVKASTKSEKPGFSIVGDLKCEESDSTDHSNKGVNKCCEIGSMAKVELKDDELEGEASTMSLKGKPLQTSETWKVSD is encoded by the exons ATGAAGCTGAGCCATCAGATCCAGGATCGTGCAAACCATGTGATTCAATCACCTGGTGAATATTGTGCTGCAACAGCAGCCGCTGCCTTGGTG TGTATTGTGAAGGAGACTGAGCTACTGTTTGAGCTGCTGTTATCTGATGATGATGTTGAAACCACTGAAATGACCGCTTTGAGCAAACAG GGTTTGGCGAAGGAGGCTAAGATTATGCGGTATCTGCTGAGTCGAGTGGATCGTCGTGTGTACATGGACTATTCTGTGTGTGCTTTGATCCGTAAACACACTGCAGAAGCTTTGACCAAGTTTGTAACGGAATTTGCTTGTAAAAGTCCTAGTAATGGTGATGTGAAAGCATCTACCAAATCAGAGAAGCCTGG GTTCAGCATTGTTGGGGATCTGAAGTGTGAAGAATCTGATTCAACTGATCACTCGAATAAGGGTGTGAACAAATGCTGTGAAATTGGCAGTATGGCCAAGGTAGAG ttGAAGGATGATGAGCTTGAAGGGGAGGCCTCTACGATGAGCTTGAAGGGGAAGCCTCTACAGACATCTGAGACATGGAAGGTGAGTGATTAA
- the LOC120655466 gene encoding uncharacterized protein TP_0369-like, with amino-acid sequence MRLRPWIRLRPCGCASSSRSPSATAGVRRRRPALTPSRLLPPAGGRASIFPRSADLARAWSRRRVLVPEPGRAGRPLAVPPAARAAADPRGHGPAAPRESLAAPVACSRSPRLLAPPTTRAAADPRRRGKVAHPDSAPRLLAPPPSRSRPPARVAGRKGP; translated from the coding sequence ATGAGGCTCCGCCCGTGGATAAGGCTCCGCCCGTGCGGCTGTGCCTCGTCCTCCCGTTCCCCGTCCGCGACCGCAGGGGTCagacgccgccggcctgccctcACTCCCAGCCGCCTGCTCCCGCCGGCGGGTGGCCGCGCCTCCATCTTCCCGCGCTCTGCTGACCTGGCCCGAGCCTggtcgcgccgccgcgtcctggtGCCCGAGCCTGGCCGCGCCGGTCGCCCGCTCGCGGTCCCCCCggctgctcgcgccgccgccgacccgcgcgGCCACGGACCCGCGGCGCCGCGGGAGAGCCTGGCCGCGCCGGTCGCCTGCTCGCGCTCCCCCCGGCTGCTCGCGCCGCCGACGacccgcgcggccgcggacCCGCGGCGCCGCGGGAAGGTGGCCCATCCTGACAGCGCCCCCCgcctgctcgcgccgccgccttcccgtTCTCGCCCTCCTGCTCGCGTCGCCGGGAGGAAAGGGCCGTAG